One genomic window of Tachypleus tridentatus isolate NWPU-2018 chromosome 12, ASM421037v1, whole genome shotgun sequence includes the following:
- the LOC143233552 gene encoding uncharacterized protein LOC143233552 isoform X1 gives MGSTDHFGNLSYNENGIDGYNKIFTEVKATFSSKILEKSYEKVQEILKSPEFSDLNVMKTDTEQTICGSWHSVVGVYNKLCQVFMTEFNSDVERGENLQVTDTAVLASYVLTSNHTSCGANELSQFKQHDELVPLSETIVNVQTSEEDLFLEELHSNDYHQNNSDQSPLAIDSINHQLQQNHKPLRDVTKHDDTLESQLPSRKPIREFQKGKKSQWKLYELTTPFKYFCDVCSFKTKRMSHFNKHKAIHEKLKTLYKCNECSFTTLRLSHLRRHEIAHSSTIHKCSQCTYQTDELKLLLRHCRLRHCTVSQKRKTAQVLHCSHCSYRTNFPHRYERHVKTHVSQSSHKCEHCCYRTWRKEHLVRHVNNVHSHKRPYLCDLCGKAFKRGDALRQHRLTHDARETRANFHFRCSICDKSFRTQSHLFEHQAVHTNVRTFLCEICGASFKTRSVQRKHVQTIHKNPRAYSCDTCGKKFNTQYTLNRHQKVHNSGKDGKPDIQNVEQPKINEGRFNHSNLKHCITLSVGRITDHFHGTTLNCRSRSCHCNGSRSCPTRNAYHLTDA, from the exons ATGGGAAGTACAGACCATTTTGGAAATCTTTCTTATAATGAAAATGGAATAGATGGCTACAACAAG ATTTTTACGGAAGTAAAAGCTACCTTTTCTTCCAAGATCTTAGAAAAGTCGTACGAAAAAGTTCAAGAAATTTTGAAATCTCCTGAATTTTCAGatttaaatgttatgaaaacagATACAGAACAGACAATCTGTGGTAGTTGGCATTCTGTTGTGGGTGTGTACAATAAACTTTGTCAAGTTTTTATGACAGAATTTAACTCTGATGTGGAGCGTGGTGAGAATTTACAAGTAACTGATACAGCAGTGCTTGCATCGTACGTTCTAACAAGTAATCATACATCATGTGGAGCTAATGAATTGTCTCAATTCAAACAGCATGATGAGTTGGTACCACTCAGTGAAACTATAGTTAATGTTCAGACATCAGAAGAAGATTTATTTCTTGAAGAACTACATTCGAATGATTATCACCAAAACAACTCAGACCAAAGCCCATTAGCCATTGATTCAATTAACCATCAACTACAACAAAATCATAAGCCACTGAGAGATGTTACAAAACATGATGACACTCTAGAATCTCAACTTCCTTCGAGGAAGCCCATCAGAGAATTTCAGAAAGGAAAGAAATCTCAATGGAAGCTTTATGAGCTCACCACCCCCTTTAAATACTTCTGTGACGTGTGCTCGTTTAAGACAAAAAGAATGAGCCATTTCAACAAACACAAAGCCATCCACGAAAAG CTGAAGACTTTGTACAAATGTAACGAGTGCTCCTTTACCACTCTTCGTTTGAGCCACCTGCGACGACATGAAATAGCTCATAGCAGTACAATACACAAGTGTAGCCAGTGTACTTATCAGACTGATGAACTGAAACTTCTTCTCAGACACTGTAGACTTAGACACTGCACAGTTAGCCAGAAGAGAAAAACAGCACAG GTTTTGCACTGTTCTCATTGCTCGTATCGGACAAACTTTCCTCACAGATACGAACGACATGTCAAGACGCACGTCTCACAGTCCAGCCACAAGTGCGAACACTGCTGTTACAGAACCTGGAGAAAAGAACATCTTGTACGTCACGTGAATAACGTTCACTCTCACAAAAGGCCATACCTGTGTGACCTCTGCGGGAAGGCCTTCAAGCGTGGGGATGCTTTGCGACAACATCGCTTGACTCACGACGCTCGGGAGACGAGGGCTAATTTCCATTTTAGGTGTTCCATTTGTGACAAGAGTTTCCGTACACAGTCCCACTTGTTCGAGCATCAAGCTGTGCACACAAATGTTCGTACCTTTCTGTGCGAAATCTGTGGTGCATCTTTCAAAACTCGATCAGTACAGAGAAAACACGTACAAACAATTCATAAAAATCCTCGTGCTTATTCGTGCGATACTTGCGGGAAAAAATTCAACACTCAGTACACTCTGAATCGACATCAAAAGGTTCATAACAGTGGGAAAGATGGCAAGCCTGACATTCAAAATGTTGAACAGCCTAAAATCAACGAGGGGAGATTCAACCATAGTAACCTTAAGCACTGCATTACCCTTTCAGTTGGAAGAATTACAGACCATTTCCATGGAACAACTCTCAACTGCAGGAGTAGAAGCTGTCACTGTAACGGCTCAAGAAGTTGTCCAACAAGGAA
- the LOC143233552 gene encoding uncharacterized protein LOC143233552 isoform X2, which yields MGSTDHFGNLSYNENGIDGYNKIFTEVKATFSSKILEKSYEKVQEILKSPEFSDLNVMKTDTEQTICGSWHSVVGVYNKLCQVFMTEFNSDVERGENLQVTDTAVLASYVLTSNHTSCGANELSQFKQHDELVPLSETIVNVQTSEEDLFLEELHSNDYHQNNSDQSPLAIDSINHQLQQNHKPLRDVTKHDDTLESQLPSRKPIREFQKGKKSQWKLYELTTPFKYFCDVCSFKTKRMSHFNKHKAIHEKLKTLYKCNECSFTTLRLSHLRRHEIAHSSTIHKCSQCTYQTDELKLLLRHCRLRHCTVSQKRKTAQV from the exons ATGGGAAGTACAGACCATTTTGGAAATCTTTCTTATAATGAAAATGGAATAGATGGCTACAACAAG ATTTTTACGGAAGTAAAAGCTACCTTTTCTTCCAAGATCTTAGAAAAGTCGTACGAAAAAGTTCAAGAAATTTTGAAATCTCCTGAATTTTCAGatttaaatgttatgaaaacagATACAGAACAGACAATCTGTGGTAGTTGGCATTCTGTTGTGGGTGTGTACAATAAACTTTGTCAAGTTTTTATGACAGAATTTAACTCTGATGTGGAGCGTGGTGAGAATTTACAAGTAACTGATACAGCAGTGCTTGCATCGTACGTTCTAACAAGTAATCATACATCATGTGGAGCTAATGAATTGTCTCAATTCAAACAGCATGATGAGTTGGTACCACTCAGTGAAACTATAGTTAATGTTCAGACATCAGAAGAAGATTTATTTCTTGAAGAACTACATTCGAATGATTATCACCAAAACAACTCAGACCAAAGCCCATTAGCCATTGATTCAATTAACCATCAACTACAACAAAATCATAAGCCACTGAGAGATGTTACAAAACATGATGACACTCTAGAATCTCAACTTCCTTCGAGGAAGCCCATCAGAGAATTTCAGAAAGGAAAGAAATCTCAATGGAAGCTTTATGAGCTCACCACCCCCTTTAAATACTTCTGTGACGTGTGCTCGTTTAAGACAAAAAGAATGAGCCATTTCAACAAACACAAAGCCATCCACGAAAAG CTGAAGACTTTGTACAAATGTAACGAGTGCTCCTTTACCACTCTTCGTTTGAGCCACCTGCGACGACATGAAATAGCTCATAGCAGTACAATACACAAGTGTAGCCAGTGTACTTATCAGACTGATGAACTGAAACTTCTTCTCAGACACTGTAGACTTAGACACTGCACAGTTAGCCAGAAGAGAAAAACAGCACAG